The proteins below come from a single Psychrobacter sp. FDAARGOS_221 genomic window:
- the guaB gene encoding IMP dehydrogenase has protein sequence MLRIVDDALTFDDVLLLPAYSNVLPKSASLTTRLTEDISLNLPIISAAMDTVTESEMAITMAQLGGMGIVHKNMDIDRQAMQVRRVKKFEAGTVVDPITVTPDISVGELLRITHENNISGVPVVEPGSGQVVGIVTHRDVRFETNHDQPVSNVMTPQDKLVTVKEGECNENIKKLLHEHRIEKVLVVDDNFGLKGMITVNDFNKAENNPNACKDLQGRLRVGAAVGTGADTQARVEALVEAEVDVIVVDTAHGHSQGVIDKVAWVKKNFPHIQVIGGNIATADAALALRDAGANAVKVGIGPGSICTTRIIAGVGVPQISAIDNVASALKDSIPLIADGGIRFSGDMAKAIVAGASCIMVGSLLAGTEEAPGEVELFQGRYYKAYRGMGSLGAMSGSNGSSDRYFQDAKDGVEKLVPEGIEGRVPYKGPVSGIVNQMVGGLRSSMGYTGCATIDEMRTKPEFIKVTAAGMKESHVHDVQITKEAPNYRVG, from the coding sequence ATGTTGCGAATCGTAGATGATGCCCTAACTTTTGATGATGTTTTGTTGCTGCCAGCATATTCTAATGTGCTTCCAAAATCTGCGTCATTAACGACGCGCCTAACCGAAGATATTTCTTTAAACCTACCTATAATCTCTGCTGCAATGGATACCGTAACCGAATCAGAGATGGCCATTACTATGGCTCAACTTGGCGGTATGGGAATTGTGCATAAAAATATGGATATTGATCGCCAAGCGATGCAAGTCCGCCGTGTGAAAAAATTTGAAGCCGGTACCGTTGTTGACCCAATCACTGTAACCCCAGATATCAGTGTTGGTGAATTACTACGCATCACTCATGAAAATAACATTTCAGGTGTGCCAGTGGTTGAGCCTGGTAGTGGTCAAGTGGTTGGTATTGTGACGCATCGTGATGTCCGTTTTGAGACCAATCATGATCAGCCAGTTAGCAACGTCATGACACCACAAGATAAGTTAGTGACCGTTAAAGAAGGCGAGTGCAACGAAAATATCAAAAAACTGTTGCATGAACATCGTATCGAAAAAGTATTGGTTGTTGATGATAACTTCGGCCTAAAAGGCATGATTACGGTCAATGACTTTAACAAAGCAGAAAACAACCCAAATGCGTGTAAAGATTTGCAAGGTCGCTTACGTGTTGGTGCTGCGGTAGGTACTGGCGCTGATACACAAGCACGTGTTGAAGCCTTAGTTGAAGCAGAAGTAGACGTTATTGTTGTCGATACAGCACACGGTCACTCACAAGGCGTTATTGATAAAGTGGCATGGGTTAAAAAGAACTTCCCACACATCCAAGTTATCGGCGGTAACATTGCCACTGCAGATGCTGCATTAGCCTTACGTGATGCTGGTGCCAACGCTGTTAAAGTGGGTATTGGTCCTGGTTCAATTTGTACCACTCGTATCATTGCTGGTGTTGGTGTGCCTCAGATTTCAGCCATTGACAATGTTGCTTCTGCGCTAAAAGACAGCATTCCATTGATTGCTGATGGCGGTATCCGCTTTTCAGGCGATATGGCCAAAGCTATTGTTGCTGGCGCGTCATGTATCATGGTTGGTTCACTGCTAGCAGGTACTGAAGAAGCACCAGGTGAAGTTGAGCTATTCCAAGGTCGTTACTACAAAGCATACCGTGGTATGGGTAGTTTGGGCGCGATGTCAGGTTCTAATGGCTCATCAGATCGCTACTTCCAAGATGCCAAAGATGGCGTTGAAAAATTAGTACCAGAAGGTATTGAAGGCCGTGTTCCTTATAAAGGCCCTGTAAGTGGTATCGTTAACCAAATGGTTGGCGGCTTACGCTCTTCAATGGGTTACACCGGTTGTGCAACTATCGATGAGATGCGTACCAAGCCTGAGTTCATCAAAGTAACCGCAGCAGGCATGAAAGAATCTCACGTGCATGATGTACAAATTACTAAAGAAGCGCCTAACTATCGCGTGGGTTAA